The following are encoded together in the Oncorhynchus nerka isolate Pitt River linkage group LG25, Oner_Uvic_2.0, whole genome shotgun sequence genome:
- the LOC115108899 gene encoding cerebellin-1: MLTLLLGAVWLVTLVNAQNETEPIVLEGKCLVVCDSNPTSDPTGTALGISVRSGSAKVAFSAVRNTNHEPSEMSNRTMVIYFDQILVNVGKNFDEERSNFIAPRKGIYSFNFHVVKVYNRQTIQVSLMHNGWPVISAFAGDQDVTREAASNGVLIQMEKGDRAYLKLERGNLMGGWKYSTFSGFLVFPM; the protein is encoded by the exons ATGTTGACGCTCCTACTGGGTGCGGTGTGGCTAGTGACTCTAGTGAACGCTCAAAACGAGACGGAACCCATCGTACTCGAGGGGAAATGTCTGGTTGTTTGCGATTCCAACCCAACTTCGGATCCCACCGGGACCGCGCTCGGGATATCGGTGCGCTCCGGGAGTGCCAAAGTGGCTTTTTCCGCGGTGAGAAACACAAACCACGAGCCCTCGGAGATGAGTAACCGGACTATGGTCATCTACTTTGACCAG aTACTTGTAAACGTTGGTAAGAATTTCGACGAGGAAAGGAGCAATTTCATCGCCCCGCGCAAAGGGATTTATAGTTTTAATTTCCACGTGGTGAAAGTGTATAATCGCCAAACGATCCAG GTAAGCCTGATGCATAATGGATGGCCTGTGATATCGGCCTTCGCTGGGGACCAGGATGTAACTCGTGAGGCTGCCAGTAACGGAGTGCTGATCCAAATGGAGAAGGGGGACCGAGCTTACCTCAAACTAGAGAGAGGAAACCTCATGGGGGGCTGGAAGTACTCCACATTCTCTGGGTTCCTGGTCTTCCCCATGTAG